A DNA window from Drosophila virilis strain 15010-1051.87 chromosome 4, Dvir_AGI_RSII-ME, whole genome shotgun sequence contains the following coding sequences:
- the Nhe3 gene encoding sodium/hydrogen exchanger 6 isoform X6 produces MHTHTAPVRRTQVERCCWPSSLRLLTVCALIAGCSAADTDITLDAKATLNHRIQSLDLLVFVFLLALTVLTIWLFKHHRVSWLHETGLAVIYGLIVGAIIRYAGTNTTLVHMQVEPQGIPTYNAKLPPDTLWFKYPVNQTNATKLPEGVKTYAYVFRGQVYDIEENEIDLKATFDPEVFFNIILPPIIFYAGYSLKKKYFFRNLGAILTFAIVGTTLSAFLIGGVMYGCVKLMPNYLSSSFTFLDTLYFGALISPTDPLTILAIFHDLHVDVNLYALVFGESVLNDAVAIVLSGAIQNYGEHYSNTGEFETTAFLRSLSDFFCIFFLSLLIGAVMGCFTALISKFTRVRDFPLLESALFVLMSYSTFLLAEATELTGVVAVLFCGICQAHYTYNNLSEDSRQRTKQIFELLNFLAENFIFSYIGVSMFTFPKHHFDAGFIITAFICAALGRAVNVYPLSWLLNIKRKPKISSNFQHMLFFAGLRGAMSFALAIRNTVSDARQTMLTATSLIVIFTVIIQGGAANFFLNWLKIPVGVDDETEQLNNYQVHSVYNSMDNSHSAPDVEGGGGGRGKTRLSSGADSNLDTPLDGNAATATIAAGGRRRNSHEKAILARIWGNFDTKYMKPLLTHSRPTLLETLPVCCNPIARLLTTTQQLTQDGSEFRRVDSDSDICIDNDTGNGLSQDGLGVGRRNSINRVTAEHGNVHI; encoded by the exons atgcacacacacacggcccCAGTGAGGAGGACCCAGGTGGAACGCTGCTGTTGGCCAAGCTCGCTGCGGCTGCTCACGGTCTGTGCCCTCATCGCTGGCTGCAGTGCAGCCGACACGGACATAACGCTCGATGCGAAAGCGACGCTCAATCATCGCATACAAAGTCTTGATTTGCTGGTATTTGTATTCCTGCTGGCGCTAACAGTGCTGACCATTTGGCTATTCAAGCATCATCGCGTTTCCTGGCTGCATGAGACCGGATTGGCTGTTATTTATG GCTTAATTGTTGGTGCCATCATACGATATGCTGGCACAAATACCACGCTGGTGCACATGCAGGTGGAGCCGCAGGGTATACCCACATACAATGCCAAATTGCCACCGGACACACTGTGGTTTAAG TATCCGGTTAATCAGACAAACGCCACAAAGCTGCCGGAGGGCGTGAAGACATATGCTTACGTGTTTCGTGGACAGGTCTACGATATCGAGGAGaatgaaattgatttgaaGGCCACATTCGATCCGGAGGTCTTCTTCAATATCATCTTACCGCccattatattttatgctgGCTACAGCTTAAAAAAg aAATACTTTTTCCGCAATTTGGGCGCCATTCTGACTTTTGCCATTGTGGGCACCACCTTGTCCGCGTTCCTAATCGGTGGCGTGATGTACGGCTGTGTTAAGCTGATGCCAAATTACTTGAGCAGCAGTTTCACATTTCTGGACACACTGTATTTCGGGGCACTGATATCGCCCACAGATCCGCTCACCATACTGGCCATATTCCATGATCTGCACGTCGATGTTAATCTCTATGCGCTTGTATTTGGCGAATCCGTGTTGAACGATGCCGTTGCCATTGTCTTGAGCGG tgCCATACAAAACTACGGCGAGCATTATTCGAATACTGGAGAATTTGAGACGACGGCGTTTCTTCGCTCGCTGAGCGACTTTTTCTGTATCTTCTTCTTGTCGCTGCTAATTGGCGCCGTCATGGGCTGTTTTACAGCATTGATATC CAAGTTTACGCGCGTTCGTGATTTCCCGCTGCTGGAGTCGGCGCTGTTTGTGCTCATGAGCTACAGCACATTTCTGCTGGCCGAGGCCACGGAGTTGACCGGCGTGGTGGCCGTATTGTTTTGTGGCATCTGCCAGGCTCACTACACCTACAACAATTTGTCCGAGGACTCGCGACAGCGCACCAAACAGATCTTTGAGCTGCTCAACTTTCTGGCCGAGAACTTTATATTCTCGTACATTGGCGTCTCGATGTTTACATTCCCCAAACATCATTTCGATGCTGGCTTCATAATAACCGCTTTT atttgcGCCGCATTGGGACGTGCTGTTAATGTCTATCCTTTGTCCTGGCTGCTGAACATTAAACGCAAACCAAAAATCTCATCTAATTTCCAGCACATGCTATTCTTTGCTG gCTTACGTGGCGCCATGTCCTTTGCCTTGGCCATTCGAAATACTGTGTCCGATGCGCGCCAGACCATGTTGACAGCCACATCGCTGATTGTCATCTTTACGGTCATTATACAGGGCGGCGCGGCTAACTTTTTTCTCAACTGGTTGAAAATACC CGTTGGCGTCGATGATGAGACTGAACAATTGAATAACTATCAGGTTCACAGT gtttacaATTCCATGGATAATTCACATTCGGCTCCG GACGTGGAAGGCGGTggcggtgggcgtggcaagacACGCCTTTCAAGCGGCGCCGACTCGAATCTGGATACGCCGCTGGATGGCAATGCGGCGACTGCAACAATAGCAGCTGGCGGACGGCGACGCAACAGCCATGAGAAGGCGATTTTGGCGCGGATTTGGGGCAACTTTGACACAAA ATACATGAAGCCGCTGCTGACGCACTCCAGGCCCACGCTGCTGGAGACGCTGCCGGTTTGCTGTAATCCCATTGCCAGACTGTTGACCACCACGCAGCAGCTGACGCAG GATGGCAGCGAGTTTCGGCGAGTCGACTCCGACTCGGACATTTGCATTGACAATGATACTGGCAATGGGCTCAGCCAGGATGGCCTCGGCGTAGGGCGTCGCAACTCGATAAATCGT GTTACAGCCGAACATGGAAATGTTCATATCTAA
- the Nhe3 gene encoding sodium/hydrogen exchanger 6 isoform X3, with the protein MHTHTAPVRRTQVERCCWPSSLRLLTVCALIAGCSAADTDITLDAKATLNHRIQSLDLLVFVFLLALTVLTIWLFKHHRVSWLHETGLAVIYGLIVGAIIRYAGTNTTLVHMQVEPQGIPTYNAKLPPDTLWFKYPVNQTNATKLPEGVKTYAYVFRGQVYDIEENEIDLKATFDPEVFFNIILPPIIFYAGYSLKKKYFFRNLGAILTFAIVGTTLSAFLIGGVMYGCVKLMPNYLSSSFTFLDTLYFGALISPTDPLTILAIFHDLHVDVNLYALVFGESVLNDAVAIVLSGAIQNYGEHYSNTGEFETTAFLRSLSDFFCIFFLSLLIGAVMGCFTALISKFTRVRDFPLLESALFVLMSYSTFLLAEATELTGVVAVLFCGICQAHYTYNNLSEDSRQRTKQIFELLNFLAENFIFSYIGVSMFTFPKHHFDAGFIITAFICAALGRAVNVYPLSWLLNIKRKPKISSNFQHMLFFAGLRGAMSFALAIRNTVSDARQTMLTATSLIVIFTVIIQGGAANFFLNWLKIPVGVDDETEQLNNYQVHSSDGYLQDVEGGGGGRGKTRLSSGADSNLDTPLDGNAATATIAAGGRRRNSHEKAILARIWGNFDTKYMKPLLTHSRPTLLETLPVCCNPIARLLTTTQQLTQDGSEFRRVDSDSDICIDNDTGNGLSQDGLGVGRRNSINRMEILEHVQSPVSTRIRLLGFYGKKL; encoded by the exons atgcacacacacacggcccCAGTGAGGAGGACCCAGGTGGAACGCTGCTGTTGGCCAAGCTCGCTGCGGCTGCTCACGGTCTGTGCCCTCATCGCTGGCTGCAGTGCAGCCGACACGGACATAACGCTCGATGCGAAAGCGACGCTCAATCATCGCATACAAAGTCTTGATTTGCTGGTATTTGTATTCCTGCTGGCGCTAACAGTGCTGACCATTTGGCTATTCAAGCATCATCGCGTTTCCTGGCTGCATGAGACCGGATTGGCTGTTATTTATG GCTTAATTGTTGGTGCCATCATACGATATGCTGGCACAAATACCACGCTGGTGCACATGCAGGTGGAGCCGCAGGGTATACCCACATACAATGCCAAATTGCCACCGGACACACTGTGGTTTAAG TATCCGGTTAATCAGACAAACGCCACAAAGCTGCCGGAGGGCGTGAAGACATATGCTTACGTGTTTCGTGGACAGGTCTACGATATCGAGGAGaatgaaattgatttgaaGGCCACATTCGATCCGGAGGTCTTCTTCAATATCATCTTACCGCccattatattttatgctgGCTACAGCTTAAAAAAg aAATACTTTTTCCGCAATTTGGGCGCCATTCTGACTTTTGCCATTGTGGGCACCACCTTGTCCGCGTTCCTAATCGGTGGCGTGATGTACGGCTGTGTTAAGCTGATGCCAAATTACTTGAGCAGCAGTTTCACATTTCTGGACACACTGTATTTCGGGGCACTGATATCGCCCACAGATCCGCTCACCATACTGGCCATATTCCATGATCTGCACGTCGATGTTAATCTCTATGCGCTTGTATTTGGCGAATCCGTGTTGAACGATGCCGTTGCCATTGTCTTGAGCGG tgCCATACAAAACTACGGCGAGCATTATTCGAATACTGGAGAATTTGAGACGACGGCGTTTCTTCGCTCGCTGAGCGACTTTTTCTGTATCTTCTTCTTGTCGCTGCTAATTGGCGCCGTCATGGGCTGTTTTACAGCATTGATATC CAAGTTTACGCGCGTTCGTGATTTCCCGCTGCTGGAGTCGGCGCTGTTTGTGCTCATGAGCTACAGCACATTTCTGCTGGCCGAGGCCACGGAGTTGACCGGCGTGGTGGCCGTATTGTTTTGTGGCATCTGCCAGGCTCACTACACCTACAACAATTTGTCCGAGGACTCGCGACAGCGCACCAAACAGATCTTTGAGCTGCTCAACTTTCTGGCCGAGAACTTTATATTCTCGTACATTGGCGTCTCGATGTTTACATTCCCCAAACATCATTTCGATGCTGGCTTCATAATAACCGCTTTT atttgcGCCGCATTGGGACGTGCTGTTAATGTCTATCCTTTGTCCTGGCTGCTGAACATTAAACGCAAACCAAAAATCTCATCTAATTTCCAGCACATGCTATTCTTTGCTG gCTTACGTGGCGCCATGTCCTTTGCCTTGGCCATTCGAAATACTGTGTCCGATGCGCGCCAGACCATGTTGACAGCCACATCGCTGATTGTCATCTTTACGGTCATTATACAGGGCGGCGCGGCTAACTTTTTTCTCAACTGGTTGAAAATACC CGTTGGCGTCGATGATGAGACTGAACAATTGAATAACTATCAGGTTCACAGT TCTGATGGCTATTTGCAGGACGTGGAAGGCGGTggcggtgggcgtggcaagacACGCCTTTCAAGCGGCGCCGACTCGAATCTGGATACGCCGCTGGATGGCAATGCGGCGACTGCAACAATAGCAGCTGGCGGACGGCGACGCAACAGCCATGAGAAGGCGATTTTGGCGCGGATTTGGGGCAACTTTGACACAAA ATACATGAAGCCGCTGCTGACGCACTCCAGGCCCACGCTGCTGGAGACGCTGCCGGTTTGCTGTAATCCCATTGCCAGACTGTTGACCACCACGCAGCAGCTGACGCAG GATGGCAGCGAGTTTCGGCGAGTCGACTCCGACTCGGACATTTGCATTGACAATGATACTGGCAATGGGCTCAGCCAGGATGGCCTCGGCGTAGGGCGTCGCAACTCGATAAATCGT ATGGAAATCCTGGAGCATGTTCAAAGTCCGGTATCGACGAGAATCAGGCTATTAGGATTTTATGGCAAGAAGTTATAG
- the Nhe3 gene encoding sodium/hydrogen exchanger 6 isoform X4 gives MHTHTAPVRRTQVERCCWPSSLRLLTVCALIAGCSAADTDITLDAKATLNHRIQSLDLLVFVFLLALTVLTIWLFKHHRVSWLHETGLAVIYGLIVGAIIRYAGTNTTLVHMQVEPQGIPTYNAKLPPDTLWFKYPVNQTNATKLPEGVKTYAYVFRGQVYDIEENEIDLKATFDPEVFFNIILPPIIFYAGYSLKKKYFFRNLGAILTFAIVGTTLSAFLIGGVMYGCVKLMPNYLSSSFTFLDTLYFGALISPTDPLTILAIFHDLHVDVNLYALVFGESVLNDAVAIVLSGAIQNYGEHYSNTGEFETTAFLRSLSDFFCIFFLSLLIGAVMGCFTALISKFTRVRDFPLLESALFVLMSYSTFLLAEATELTGVVAVLFCGICQAHYTYNNLSEDSRQRTKQIFELLNFLAENFIFSYIGVSMFTFPKHHFDAGFIITAFICAALGRAVNVYPLSWLLNIKRKPKISSNFQHMLFFAGLRGAMSFALAIRNTVSDARQTMLTATSLIVIFTVIIQGGAANFFLNWLKIPVGVDDETEQLNNYQVHSSDGYLQDVEGGGGGRGKTRLSSGADSNLDTPLDGNAATATIAAGGRRRNSHEKAILARIWGNFDTKYMKPLLTHSRPTLLETLPVCCNPIARLLTTTQQLTQDGSEFRRVDSDSDICIDNDTGNGLSQDGLGVGRRNSINRVSIRYMGDTQNLLASYRNLE, from the exons atgcacacacacacggcccCAGTGAGGAGGACCCAGGTGGAACGCTGCTGTTGGCCAAGCTCGCTGCGGCTGCTCACGGTCTGTGCCCTCATCGCTGGCTGCAGTGCAGCCGACACGGACATAACGCTCGATGCGAAAGCGACGCTCAATCATCGCATACAAAGTCTTGATTTGCTGGTATTTGTATTCCTGCTGGCGCTAACAGTGCTGACCATTTGGCTATTCAAGCATCATCGCGTTTCCTGGCTGCATGAGACCGGATTGGCTGTTATTTATG GCTTAATTGTTGGTGCCATCATACGATATGCTGGCACAAATACCACGCTGGTGCACATGCAGGTGGAGCCGCAGGGTATACCCACATACAATGCCAAATTGCCACCGGACACACTGTGGTTTAAG TATCCGGTTAATCAGACAAACGCCACAAAGCTGCCGGAGGGCGTGAAGACATATGCTTACGTGTTTCGTGGACAGGTCTACGATATCGAGGAGaatgaaattgatttgaaGGCCACATTCGATCCGGAGGTCTTCTTCAATATCATCTTACCGCccattatattttatgctgGCTACAGCTTAAAAAAg aAATACTTTTTCCGCAATTTGGGCGCCATTCTGACTTTTGCCATTGTGGGCACCACCTTGTCCGCGTTCCTAATCGGTGGCGTGATGTACGGCTGTGTTAAGCTGATGCCAAATTACTTGAGCAGCAGTTTCACATTTCTGGACACACTGTATTTCGGGGCACTGATATCGCCCACAGATCCGCTCACCATACTGGCCATATTCCATGATCTGCACGTCGATGTTAATCTCTATGCGCTTGTATTTGGCGAATCCGTGTTGAACGATGCCGTTGCCATTGTCTTGAGCGG tgCCATACAAAACTACGGCGAGCATTATTCGAATACTGGAGAATTTGAGACGACGGCGTTTCTTCGCTCGCTGAGCGACTTTTTCTGTATCTTCTTCTTGTCGCTGCTAATTGGCGCCGTCATGGGCTGTTTTACAGCATTGATATC CAAGTTTACGCGCGTTCGTGATTTCCCGCTGCTGGAGTCGGCGCTGTTTGTGCTCATGAGCTACAGCACATTTCTGCTGGCCGAGGCCACGGAGTTGACCGGCGTGGTGGCCGTATTGTTTTGTGGCATCTGCCAGGCTCACTACACCTACAACAATTTGTCCGAGGACTCGCGACAGCGCACCAAACAGATCTTTGAGCTGCTCAACTTTCTGGCCGAGAACTTTATATTCTCGTACATTGGCGTCTCGATGTTTACATTCCCCAAACATCATTTCGATGCTGGCTTCATAATAACCGCTTTT atttgcGCCGCATTGGGACGTGCTGTTAATGTCTATCCTTTGTCCTGGCTGCTGAACATTAAACGCAAACCAAAAATCTCATCTAATTTCCAGCACATGCTATTCTTTGCTG gCTTACGTGGCGCCATGTCCTTTGCCTTGGCCATTCGAAATACTGTGTCCGATGCGCGCCAGACCATGTTGACAGCCACATCGCTGATTGTCATCTTTACGGTCATTATACAGGGCGGCGCGGCTAACTTTTTTCTCAACTGGTTGAAAATACC CGTTGGCGTCGATGATGAGACTGAACAATTGAATAACTATCAGGTTCACAGT TCTGATGGCTATTTGCAGGACGTGGAAGGCGGTggcggtgggcgtggcaagacACGCCTTTCAAGCGGCGCCGACTCGAATCTGGATACGCCGCTGGATGGCAATGCGGCGACTGCAACAATAGCAGCTGGCGGACGGCGACGCAACAGCCATGAGAAGGCGATTTTGGCGCGGATTTGGGGCAACTTTGACACAAA ATACATGAAGCCGCTGCTGACGCACTCCAGGCCCACGCTGCTGGAGACGCTGCCGGTTTGCTGTAATCCCATTGCCAGACTGTTGACCACCACGCAGCAGCTGACGCAG GATGGCAGCGAGTTTCGGCGAGTCGACTCCGACTCGGACATTTGCATTGACAATGATACTGGCAATGGGCTCAGCCAGGATGGCCTCGGCGTAGGGCGTCGCAACTCGATAAATCGTGTAAGTATTCGGTACATGGGCGATACTCAGAACCTACTTGCTAGCTACAGAAATCTTGAATGA
- the Nhe3 gene encoding sodium/hydrogen exchanger 6 isoform X5 produces the protein MHTHTAPVRRTQVERCCWPSSLRLLTVCALIAGCSAADTDITLDAKATLNHRIQSLDLLVFVFLLALTVLTIWLFKHHRVSWLHETGLAVIYGLIVGAIIRYAGTNTTLVHMQVEPQGIPTYNAKLPPDTLWFKYPVNQTNATKLPEGVKTYAYVFRGQVYDIEENEIDLKATFDPEVFFNIILPPIIFYAGYSLKKKYFFRNLGAILTFAIVGTTLSAFLIGGVMYGCVKLMPNYLSSSFTFLDTLYFGALISPTDPLTILAIFHDLHVDVNLYALVFGESVLNDAVAIVLSGAIQNYGEHYSNTGEFETTAFLRSLSDFFCIFFLSLLIGAVMGCFTALISKFTRVRDFPLLESALFVLMSYSTFLLAEATELTGVVAVLFCGICQAHYTYNNLSEDSRQRTKQIFELLNFLAENFIFSYIGVSMFTFPKHHFDAGFIITAFICAALGRAVNVYPLSWLLNIKRKPKISSNFQHMLFFAGLRGAMSFALAIRNTVSDARQTMLTATSLIVIFTVIIQGGAANFFLNWLKIPVGVDDETEQLNNYQVHSDVEGGGGGRGKTRLSSGADSNLDTPLDGNAATATIAAGGRRRNSHEKAILARIWGNFDTKYMKPLLTHSRPTLLETLPVCCNPIARLLTTTQQLTQDGSEFRRVDSDSDICIDNDTGNGLSQDGLGVGRRNSINRMEILEHVQSPVSTRIRLLGFYGKKL, from the exons atgcacacacacacggcccCAGTGAGGAGGACCCAGGTGGAACGCTGCTGTTGGCCAAGCTCGCTGCGGCTGCTCACGGTCTGTGCCCTCATCGCTGGCTGCAGTGCAGCCGACACGGACATAACGCTCGATGCGAAAGCGACGCTCAATCATCGCATACAAAGTCTTGATTTGCTGGTATTTGTATTCCTGCTGGCGCTAACAGTGCTGACCATTTGGCTATTCAAGCATCATCGCGTTTCCTGGCTGCATGAGACCGGATTGGCTGTTATTTATG GCTTAATTGTTGGTGCCATCATACGATATGCTGGCACAAATACCACGCTGGTGCACATGCAGGTGGAGCCGCAGGGTATACCCACATACAATGCCAAATTGCCACCGGACACACTGTGGTTTAAG TATCCGGTTAATCAGACAAACGCCACAAAGCTGCCGGAGGGCGTGAAGACATATGCTTACGTGTTTCGTGGACAGGTCTACGATATCGAGGAGaatgaaattgatttgaaGGCCACATTCGATCCGGAGGTCTTCTTCAATATCATCTTACCGCccattatattttatgctgGCTACAGCTTAAAAAAg aAATACTTTTTCCGCAATTTGGGCGCCATTCTGACTTTTGCCATTGTGGGCACCACCTTGTCCGCGTTCCTAATCGGTGGCGTGATGTACGGCTGTGTTAAGCTGATGCCAAATTACTTGAGCAGCAGTTTCACATTTCTGGACACACTGTATTTCGGGGCACTGATATCGCCCACAGATCCGCTCACCATACTGGCCATATTCCATGATCTGCACGTCGATGTTAATCTCTATGCGCTTGTATTTGGCGAATCCGTGTTGAACGATGCCGTTGCCATTGTCTTGAGCGG tgCCATACAAAACTACGGCGAGCATTATTCGAATACTGGAGAATTTGAGACGACGGCGTTTCTTCGCTCGCTGAGCGACTTTTTCTGTATCTTCTTCTTGTCGCTGCTAATTGGCGCCGTCATGGGCTGTTTTACAGCATTGATATC CAAGTTTACGCGCGTTCGTGATTTCCCGCTGCTGGAGTCGGCGCTGTTTGTGCTCATGAGCTACAGCACATTTCTGCTGGCCGAGGCCACGGAGTTGACCGGCGTGGTGGCCGTATTGTTTTGTGGCATCTGCCAGGCTCACTACACCTACAACAATTTGTCCGAGGACTCGCGACAGCGCACCAAACAGATCTTTGAGCTGCTCAACTTTCTGGCCGAGAACTTTATATTCTCGTACATTGGCGTCTCGATGTTTACATTCCCCAAACATCATTTCGATGCTGGCTTCATAATAACCGCTTTT atttgcGCCGCATTGGGACGTGCTGTTAATGTCTATCCTTTGTCCTGGCTGCTGAACATTAAACGCAAACCAAAAATCTCATCTAATTTCCAGCACATGCTATTCTTTGCTG gCTTACGTGGCGCCATGTCCTTTGCCTTGGCCATTCGAAATACTGTGTCCGATGCGCGCCAGACCATGTTGACAGCCACATCGCTGATTGTCATCTTTACGGTCATTATACAGGGCGGCGCGGCTAACTTTTTTCTCAACTGGTTGAAAATACC CGTTGGCGTCGATGATGAGACTGAACAATTGAATAACTATCAGGTTCACAGT GACGTGGAAGGCGGTggcggtgggcgtggcaagacACGCCTTTCAAGCGGCGCCGACTCGAATCTGGATACGCCGCTGGATGGCAATGCGGCGACTGCAACAATAGCAGCTGGCGGACGGCGACGCAACAGCCATGAGAAGGCGATTTTGGCGCGGATTTGGGGCAACTTTGACACAAA ATACATGAAGCCGCTGCTGACGCACTCCAGGCCCACGCTGCTGGAGACGCTGCCGGTTTGCTGTAATCCCATTGCCAGACTGTTGACCACCACGCAGCAGCTGACGCAG GATGGCAGCGAGTTTCGGCGAGTCGACTCCGACTCGGACATTTGCATTGACAATGATACTGGCAATGGGCTCAGCCAGGATGGCCTCGGCGTAGGGCGTCGCAACTCGATAAATCGT ATGGAAATCCTGGAGCATGTTCAAAGTCCGGTATCGACGAGAATCAGGCTATTAGGATTTTATGGCAAGAAGTTATAG
- the Nhe3 gene encoding sodium/hydrogen exchanger 6 isoform X7, translating to MHTHTAPVRRTQVERCCWPSSLRLLTVCALIAGCSAADTDITLDAKATLNHRIQSLDLLVFVFLLALTVLTIWLFKHHRVSWLHETGLAVIYGLIVGAIIRYAGTNTTLVHMQVEPQGIPTYNAKLPPDTLWFKYPVNQTNATKLPEGVKTYAYVFRGQVYDIEENEIDLKATFDPEVFFNIILPPIIFYAGYSLKKKYFFRNLGAILTFAIVGTTLSAFLIGGVMYGCVKLMPNYLSSSFTFLDTLYFGALISPTDPLTILAIFHDLHVDVNLYALVFGESVLNDAVAIVLSGAIQNYGEHYSNTGEFETTAFLRSLSDFFCIFFLSLLIGAVMGCFTALISKFTRVRDFPLLESALFVLMSYSTFLLAEATELTGVVAVLFCGICQAHYTYNNLSEDSRQRTKQIFELLNFLAENFIFSYIGVSMFTFPKHHFDAGFIITAFICAALGRAVNVYPLSWLLNIKRKPKISSNFQHMLFFAGLRGAMSFALAIRNTVSDARQTMLTATSLIVIFTVIIQGGAANFFLNWLKIPVGVDDETEQLNNYQVHSVYNSMDNSHSAPDVEGGGGGRGKTRLSSGADSNLDTPLDGNAATATIAAGGRRRNSHEKAILARIWGNFDTKYMKPLLTHSRPTLLETLPVCCNPIARLLTTTQQLTQDGSEFRRVDSDSDICIDNDTGNGLSQDGLGVGRRNSINRNLTCD from the exons atgcacacacacacggcccCAGTGAGGAGGACCCAGGTGGAACGCTGCTGTTGGCCAAGCTCGCTGCGGCTGCTCACGGTCTGTGCCCTCATCGCTGGCTGCAGTGCAGCCGACACGGACATAACGCTCGATGCGAAAGCGACGCTCAATCATCGCATACAAAGTCTTGATTTGCTGGTATTTGTATTCCTGCTGGCGCTAACAGTGCTGACCATTTGGCTATTCAAGCATCATCGCGTTTCCTGGCTGCATGAGACCGGATTGGCTGTTATTTATG GCTTAATTGTTGGTGCCATCATACGATATGCTGGCACAAATACCACGCTGGTGCACATGCAGGTGGAGCCGCAGGGTATACCCACATACAATGCCAAATTGCCACCGGACACACTGTGGTTTAAG TATCCGGTTAATCAGACAAACGCCACAAAGCTGCCGGAGGGCGTGAAGACATATGCTTACGTGTTTCGTGGACAGGTCTACGATATCGAGGAGaatgaaattgatttgaaGGCCACATTCGATCCGGAGGTCTTCTTCAATATCATCTTACCGCccattatattttatgctgGCTACAGCTTAAAAAAg aAATACTTTTTCCGCAATTTGGGCGCCATTCTGACTTTTGCCATTGTGGGCACCACCTTGTCCGCGTTCCTAATCGGTGGCGTGATGTACGGCTGTGTTAAGCTGATGCCAAATTACTTGAGCAGCAGTTTCACATTTCTGGACACACTGTATTTCGGGGCACTGATATCGCCCACAGATCCGCTCACCATACTGGCCATATTCCATGATCTGCACGTCGATGTTAATCTCTATGCGCTTGTATTTGGCGAATCCGTGTTGAACGATGCCGTTGCCATTGTCTTGAGCGG tgCCATACAAAACTACGGCGAGCATTATTCGAATACTGGAGAATTTGAGACGACGGCGTTTCTTCGCTCGCTGAGCGACTTTTTCTGTATCTTCTTCTTGTCGCTGCTAATTGGCGCCGTCATGGGCTGTTTTACAGCATTGATATC CAAGTTTACGCGCGTTCGTGATTTCCCGCTGCTGGAGTCGGCGCTGTTTGTGCTCATGAGCTACAGCACATTTCTGCTGGCCGAGGCCACGGAGTTGACCGGCGTGGTGGCCGTATTGTTTTGTGGCATCTGCCAGGCTCACTACACCTACAACAATTTGTCCGAGGACTCGCGACAGCGCACCAAACAGATCTTTGAGCTGCTCAACTTTCTGGCCGAGAACTTTATATTCTCGTACATTGGCGTCTCGATGTTTACATTCCCCAAACATCATTTCGATGCTGGCTTCATAATAACCGCTTTT atttgcGCCGCATTGGGACGTGCTGTTAATGTCTATCCTTTGTCCTGGCTGCTGAACATTAAACGCAAACCAAAAATCTCATCTAATTTCCAGCACATGCTATTCTTTGCTG gCTTACGTGGCGCCATGTCCTTTGCCTTGGCCATTCGAAATACTGTGTCCGATGCGCGCCAGACCATGTTGACAGCCACATCGCTGATTGTCATCTTTACGGTCATTATACAGGGCGGCGCGGCTAACTTTTTTCTCAACTGGTTGAAAATACC CGTTGGCGTCGATGATGAGACTGAACAATTGAATAACTATCAGGTTCACAGT gtttacaATTCCATGGATAATTCACATTCGGCTCCG GACGTGGAAGGCGGTggcggtgggcgtggcaagacACGCCTTTCAAGCGGCGCCGACTCGAATCTGGATACGCCGCTGGATGGCAATGCGGCGACTGCAACAATAGCAGCTGGCGGACGGCGACGCAACAGCCATGAGAAGGCGATTTTGGCGCGGATTTGGGGCAACTTTGACACAAA ATACATGAAGCCGCTGCTGACGCACTCCAGGCCCACGCTGCTGGAGACGCTGCCGGTTTGCTGTAATCCCATTGCCAGACTGTTGACCACCACGCAGCAGCTGACGCAG GATGGCAGCGAGTTTCGGCGAGTCGACTCCGACTCGGACATTTGCATTGACAATGATACTGGCAATGGGCTCAGCCAGGATGGCCTCGGCGTAGGGCGTCGCAACTCGATAAATCGT AACCTAACATGCGACTAA